Within the Paenibacillus sp. AN1007 genome, the region ACGAGCTGTTTCAAGCGCTGTGGAACGAACTTGTTCAGTCCGGAGGAGGTGAGAAAGATACGTGAGTCAGAACCATTCAGAACATGAGAAGCAAACAGGGCGCGAAGGCTGGCTGGGGCAGCTGCACCGTGACCATATCCGCAAGATGGCAAAGTGGCGGCATCATATTCTTGCGGTACAGCTGTCCATCTTAGTTTGTATGTTTTTACTCTGGGAGCTGGCGGGCAGGTTGCGTTGGATTGATGTACTGCTTTTCAGTTATCCGAGCAAAATTTTCGGTCAAATTGGCAGAGATGTCGCCAGCGGTGAAATATGGTCGCATGTGGGGATAACCGTAGGTGAAACAGTAGTCGGATTTTTGCTGGGGACACTTGTCGGAACGCTGCTCGCTGTTCTGATCTGGTGGTCTCCTTTTTTGTCCAAAGTACTGGACCCTTATATGGTTGTATTCAACAGCATGCCCAAGGTAGCGCTGGGTCCGATCTTTATTGTCATGTTCGGGGCGGGATTTACAGCCATTGTCATGACAACTCTCTCGATTACAGTGATTATTACAACGCTTGTTGTATACAACAGCTTCAACGAAGTCGATCCCAATTATATTAAGGTCATTCGTACGTTTGGCGGAGACCGCTCCGAAATTTTTGCCAAGGTTGTGTTTCCCGCTTCATTCCCTACCATCGTATCTACGTTGAAAGTAAATGTAGGTATGGCTTGGGTAGGAGTTATCGTGGGTGAGTTTTTGGTGGCGAAAGAGGGACTGGGATATTTAATCATTTACGGATTCCAGGTATTTAACTTCACACTTGTATTATCGAGTCTGCTTATTATTGCCGCCGTGGCTGCGGCGATGTACCAGCTGGTTGTATATATAGAGCGCAAACTGTTAGCTGGACGCAGATCATAACTCGGAATATACAATCATGAATGAAAAACCTGCCAGCGTATCGCGGTCAAGTAGGGTAAGAGGCCATTAGGGCACATTCGTATATCGTTGAGAACCATATGTATACACTTTCACAAGAGGTGTAACGTTGCTCGCGATTGTAAAATCAAGTAGGATATTTGATGGAAGCAAGTACTCCGTGCCGGTCAGGAACAAGAGGACGAATGGACGATTCGTCTGTCAATTCGGATTCTGATTCTATATTGGGATTCCAATACTGTAAATGAAAAGCAGTGCTGCTTCTTCGAAGCATGTTTCTGTGACCGGCATGTTCGCACATGCCGGTTAATGTCGTCTAGTTTCAAGCAGGTTGAGTCATACTAATGTGGGCTGTTCTAACTGATCTAGACAGGGTAATACAGACTGGACAAGGAGTAACATACGGAAACGGGCGATATATAGGGCCGCGAACTTTTGTGCAGCTTAGAGGAGATGGAATGTTAAATGGGTTTTAGGGTCATTAAAACAGCGATTGCAGCGCTGATGGCTGTTCTGATTGCGGACTGGTGCCGCCTGCCAGGGCCAACGTCAGCTGGTTTGCTTGCAATTCTGGGTGTGGATGTAACAAGAAAAAGGAGTATTCGCACGATATCGGCACGTTTTTTTGCATCTGTGGTCGGTCTTTTGTTTGCAAGTGTACTTTTTCACTTTCTCGGCTTCCATTATTGGGTGTTGGGAGTATACATACTAACCGCTTTTCCGGTTATTGTTCGGGCAGGTTTCAAGGAAGGCATTGTTACAGGTTCAGTCGTGGTGTTTCGAGTATTCAGCGGTGGGGAGATGGATCTGCATGTTGTTCTTGTGCAGGTCGCGCTGCTTTTGATTGGCCTTGGTTCAGCCATGGTTGTGAATCTGGCCTATATGCCGGCCGCTGATCCACAGATGCTTCGAATCCGCAAACGGATTGATGAGCTGTTCTCCAAAATTTTTCAGGAATTCGCGACTACGCTGCGTAATCCTAACGAAGTTTGGGCGGGAAAAGAATTGATTGAAGCAGATAAAGCTGTGCTCGGCGGAATCGAGGCCGCCAAACGCTCATTAGAGAATCAGGTCATTCATCCGAACGAGGGCTGGAGCGTATACTTTTATATGCGCAAAACACAGCTTGATTCTATACAGCACATGATGCACCTTGTGTCCCAGGTCTATCAGAAGATGCCGCATGCCGAGATGGTATCAGAACTGTTTGACCAGCTCAGCCAAGATGTGTTGACCGAATCATACACCGGAAGAACGGAAAAACTTCTGGCAGATGTGCAGGAAGAATTCAGACGTATGGAGCTTCCTGATACAAGGGAAGAATTCGAGATGCGTTCCGCTATTCTCCAGCTGTGCCGCGAGCTCTCGATGTATCTGAAAATCGCGAAGAAGGACAAGGCGCCTTCTCCAATATCAGATCGCTCCCAATCTGTAAACGAATAATAGAAAATAGTTGTCACCCTAGACGGATGTCCTGCATACACTTGTAGTGAATGATTGTATGGAGGAGGTTTAAAGATGTCATTGAGTCATAAACATCAATGTAGAGAGATTATCACGAAGGCGATCTGCGGCAAAGGTCGTAAGTTCTCTACCGTAACACATACCGTGACTCCGCCAAATGGTCCGACCAGTATTTTGGGGGCTTGGATTATCAACCACCAGTATGAAGCCGTATCAGCGGGGGACGGAATTGAAGTTATTGGTACTTACGATATCAACATCTGGTATTCCTATGACAAAAACTCACAGACGGATGTAGCCAAAGAAACGGTATCGTATGTAGAACATGTGCCTTTGTCCTATCTGGACCCGAAACACCGGACTTCCACAGTAGAGGTATCTGCGGATGCAACGCAGGAACCCAGCTGTGTGGAAGCCACAGTGTCCGCGGGCGGCGGCAGCGTAATTATCCGGGTTGAGCGGGAATTCGCTGTAGAGCTCGTGGCGGAGACTAAAGTATGTGTGAAGGTGTGCACGGATGGCTGCGGTGATTACGAAGACAAAGATTATGACTACGGCAGCGCTGATGGAGACTATGATGATCTCGATCCGGACCTGCTGGATGATGAGCTGTAAATCGCTTATTCAGGGTGATGCGTAATTCTCATAACCTAAGGTATCATATGCACCATACGGTGCGGTGAAGAGGGCGAAAGCCCTCTTTCTTTCATAAAGTACAAAAAATGGGTTGTGACGAGCCTGATGATGTGCCTGAAGAACCGAAACGGGAAGGCTCCGCAGCTGCGGAGTTTTTTTTAATAAGCAGTGAGCGATGAAGAGAGGAGGGTCAGAATGAACGTCAAAGAAGAAGCGGAAGACGCAGTTCGAGCTTATACGAAGCTGAGTCCTGGCGATCGGATAGCGCGGCTGAAGCAGGCGGGAATTGAAGTGCTTTCCGCGAGTGAGCAGCGCAGACGGGAACCTGGACTTCGCGTACGATATGATGTAGATGTCAGCTGCCTTCAGGCCATTCGGATCAGACGCAGGGATACAAGTGGTATGGGAGCGAGGCAGGAAGGCGAGCTGGACCCGGAAGCATCTTCATCTGTGTATAAGCGAGTAGAGCGGCTTGCAATCAAAACGGTATATACTTTAGGACTGGATCATGGAGCC harbors:
- a CDS encoding aromatic acid exporter family protein, whose product is MGFRVIKTAIAALMAVLIADWCRLPGPTSAGLLAILGVDVTRKRSIRTISARFFASVVGLLFASVLFHFLGFHYWVLGVYILTAFPVIVRAGFKEGIVTGSVVVFRVFSGGEMDLHVVLVQVALLLIGLGSAMVVNLAYMPAADPQMLRIRKRIDELFSKIFQEFATTLRNPNEVWAGKELIEADKAVLGGIEAAKRSLENQVIHPNEGWSVYFYMRKTQLDSIQHMMHLVSQVYQKMPHAEMVSELFDQLSQDVLTESYTGRTEKLLADVQEEFRRMELPDTREEFEMRSAILQLCRELSMYLKIAKKDKAPSPISDRSQSVNE
- a CDS encoding ABC transporter permease produces the protein MAKWRHHILAVQLSILVCMFLLWELAGRLRWIDVLLFSYPSKIFGQIGRDVASGEIWSHVGITVGETVVGFLLGTLVGTLLAVLIWWSPFLSKVLDPYMVVFNSMPKVALGPIFIVMFGAGFTAIVMTTLSITVIITTLVVYNSFNEVDPNYIKVIRTFGGDRSEIFAKVVFPASFPTIVSTLKVNVGMAWVGVIVGEFLVAKEGLGYLIIYGFQVFNFTLVLSSLLIIAAVAAAMYQLVVYIERKLLAGRRS
- a CDS encoding outer spore coat protein CotE, producing MSLSHKHQCREIITKAICGKGRKFSTVTHTVTPPNGPTSILGAWIINHQYEAVSAGDGIEVIGTYDINIWYSYDKNSQTDVAKETVSYVEHVPLSYLDPKHRTSTVEVSADATQEPSCVEATVSAGGGSVIIRVEREFAVELVAETKVCVKVCTDGCGDYEDKDYDYGSADGDYDDLDPDLLDDEL